The following are from one region of the Nocardioides marmotae genome:
- a CDS encoding EcsC family protein — translation MTEHSETPTSSKLTKATDRAAEQLQRLTLASVDRGIGPVTGSRSYAADRLTHADGDVEEAVRRVVRESVAAAGAAGFITGLGGLVTLPVTLPASITGSLVINARMVGTIAHLRGYDLDNPHTQAVLMLTVAGSSAQAAASELGVKVGQKMAMQAIEKLPVKVVKAINRKAGTYLVAKYGTQRSLVTLSKAVPGIGGVVGGAVDASLTRAVGAAAKKAFPLGY, via the coding sequence ATGACGGAACACTCCGAGACGCCCACGAGTTCGAAGCTCACCAAGGCGACCGACCGAGCCGCCGAACAGCTGCAGAGGCTCACCCTCGCCAGCGTCGACAGGGGCATCGGGCCGGTCACGGGATCCCGGTCCTACGCGGCGGACCGGCTGACCCATGCCGACGGCGACGTCGAGGAGGCAGTCCGGCGCGTCGTCCGCGAGTCGGTCGCCGCAGCGGGCGCGGCGGGCTTCATCACGGGCCTCGGGGGCCTGGTCACTCTTCCGGTCACCCTCCCAGCGAGCATCACCGGGAGCCTGGTCATCAACGCCCGCATGGTCGGGACCATCGCCCATCTGCGCGGCTACGACCTGGACAATCCCCACACCCAGGCGGTGCTGATGCTCACGGTCGCGGGCTCGAGCGCGCAAGCGGCGGCCTCCGAGCTGGGGGTCAAGGTCGGGCAGAAGATGGCGATGCAGGCCATCGAGAAGCTGCCCGTGAAGGTTGTGAAGGCCATCAACCGCAAGGCGGGCACCTACCTCGTCGCCAAGTACGGCACCCAGCGTTCGCTGGTCACCTTGAGCAAGGCCGTTCCGGGGATCGGTGGCGTCGTCGGCGGAGCCGTCGACGCGTCCCTGACCCGAGCCGTCGGTGCGGCAGCCAAGAAGGCTTTCCCGCTCGGCTACTGA
- a CDS encoding endonuclease, with amino-acid sequence MTSERDLVARLLERHGTTYAEEAGIPLADEPAPLWQLLVLTLLLSARIRSATAVAATRELLAAGCTTPEATRGLSRGRIVVALGRGGYRRYDERTANQLAELARVVLDEHGGDLRRMHEACADVPALEAALQRFTGIGPAGAAIYVREVQGVRPEVAPYVDGLAARGAARLGLPTAPAALAALAARVDPAPTALPRLVAACVRAARSEAVVEDVRAG; translated from the coding sequence GTGACCTCCGAGCGGGACCTGGTCGCCCGGCTGCTCGAGCGGCACGGCACGACGTACGCCGAGGAGGCCGGGATCCCGCTCGCCGACGAGCCGGCTCCGCTGTGGCAGCTGCTCGTGCTGACCCTGCTGCTCTCGGCGCGGATCCGCTCCGCCACCGCCGTCGCGGCCACCCGCGAGCTCCTCGCCGCCGGCTGCACCACGCCGGAGGCCACCCGCGGCCTGTCGCGCGGCCGGATCGTCGTGGCGCTCGGCCGCGGCGGCTACCGCCGCTACGACGAGCGCACCGCGAACCAGCTGGCCGAGCTCGCCCGCGTGGTGCTCGACGAGCACGGCGGCGACCTGCGCCGGATGCACGAGGCCTGCGCCGACGTACCCGCCCTGGAGGCGGCGCTGCAGCGGTTCACCGGCATCGGGCCCGCCGGCGCGGCGATCTACGTCCGCGAGGTGCAGGGCGTCCGCCCCGAGGTCGCGCCGTACGTCGACGGTCTGGCCGCCCGGGGCGCAGCCCGGCTCGGGCTGCCGACCGCGCCGGCCGCCCTCGCCGCGCTCGCGGCTCGCGTCGACCCGGCCCCGACCGCCCTCCCCCGCCTGGTCGCCGCCTGCGTGCGAGCGGCGCGCAGCGAGGCGGTCGTCGAGGACGTCCGCGCCGGCTGA
- a CDS encoding amidase — translation MTNINKARSARRWTARRAIPSLAAAALAAGTLATVSPAAAYNYVPAGEGDRWGVHDAANPGLDTGSVRDTTGNALQGYGGLRVEVEGGKSRLNGILLRGFGLTYDGRETFTSTRGVDVDGVVVRRELVVPAGQSYGRFFDTFTNTTRKPVTVRVAFGGQVGYATGENQSELSATGDGDDAITAADGWASWHTPTTAAGGPSQNGPSATVFGTPGEADALEKVGTFLLDPFDNPLPADGDAANHPGFVTTLTIEPGDTESLLRYVVTGMPEGRAVGGSTRPAGSEVAKVESLAATLAGLPAVEGLTLSELCSVENFDPAALGLAGADCAKAPQVPFAGSAAGSVSAKTAATTSSYDVVGKTLTELAADLKAGRTTSQQIVRAYLDRIAAYDQGPFGLHSVITVAPDAMAQARAADKARKAGDKRPLLGIPVLAKDIIDTKDMPTTGGSLVFDGYQPKEDAFQVELMREAGAIILGKANLAEFANDGHYSPNAFGATWNAFDPSRSPIGSSGGSAVAVASSFAAAAWGTQTGDSLWGPAGAASLYSLRGTDGMQSSAGTMPLTLIQDYVGWIGQSIEDLATLLDVTAVDNPDDVLDDVANGHRPTDWSATLKPGALKGKVIGVPETAFDDPFGTSEVSDALKAQFANFEKAGATIKVVPDFTDVPTRGDYGDTGYEGWAQWIDAHPDNPYTLPEQITHNELRVPYQRRAGEYTGTGRMTEQQQRDFEAYRATYRENIAAWMDEHGADAILYPAELSEIHLNDSINPSFGRKDPQSSAAGVPTVIFPAGTTENGNPVGFQLQGKAFQDAELMGFAYAFDKVAQGRVLPAWTPPLRYDADAVPPPVVDVDPLPEPQPTKLRLTVLDRSVKATLPRRGKARVTLAVGCASVGAACTGTVKVTLGGKRIATSKVRVAAGGQRTITIALPAKATTKVRKGKKVTLKVAFTGTGRTVSSTPVKVTVRR, via the coding sequence ATGACGAACATCAACAAGGCGAGGTCCGCCCGGCGCTGGACGGCGCGTCGCGCGATCCCGTCCCTCGCCGCGGCCGCCCTGGCCGCCGGCACGCTGGCGACGGTCTCCCCGGCGGCGGCATACAACTACGTCCCCGCCGGCGAGGGCGACCGCTGGGGCGTGCACGACGCCGCCAACCCGGGCCTCGACACCGGCAGCGTCCGCGACACCACCGGCAACGCGCTCCAGGGGTACGGCGGCCTGCGCGTGGAGGTCGAGGGCGGGAAGAGCCGCCTCAACGGCATCCTGCTGCGCGGCTTCGGCCTGACCTACGACGGCCGCGAGACGTTCACCTCGACCCGCGGCGTCGACGTCGACGGCGTCGTGGTCCGCCGCGAGCTGGTCGTCCCCGCGGGCCAGTCCTACGGCCGGTTCTTCGACACCTTCACCAACACCACCCGCAAGCCGGTGACCGTGCGGGTCGCCTTCGGCGGCCAGGTCGGCTACGCCACCGGCGAGAACCAGAGCGAGCTCAGCGCCACCGGCGACGGCGACGACGCGATCACCGCCGCCGACGGCTGGGCCTCCTGGCACACCCCGACCACCGCGGCCGGCGGCCCCAGCCAGAACGGCCCGTCGGCCACCGTCTTCGGCACCCCCGGCGAGGCCGACGCGCTGGAGAAGGTCGGCACCTTCCTGCTCGACCCCTTCGACAACCCGCTCCCGGCCGACGGCGACGCGGCCAACCACCCCGGCTTCGTCACCACGCTCACGATCGAGCCGGGCGACACCGAGTCGCTGCTGCGGTACGTCGTCACCGGGATGCCCGAGGGCCGCGCCGTCGGCGGCTCGACCCGCCCGGCGGGCAGCGAGGTCGCGAAGGTCGAGAGCCTCGCCGCCACCCTCGCGGGCCTGCCCGCCGTCGAGGGGCTGACCCTCTCCGAGCTGTGCTCGGTGGAGAACTTCGACCCCGCCGCCCTCGGCCTGGCCGGCGCGGACTGCGCGAAGGCGCCGCAGGTGCCCTTCGCGGGCAGCGCCGCCGGGTCGGTGAGCGCGAAGACCGCCGCGACCACCTCGTCGTACGACGTGGTCGGCAAGACCCTCACCGAGCTCGCCGCGGACCTGAAGGCCGGGCGGACGACCTCCCAGCAGATCGTGCGCGCCTACCTCGACCGGATCGCGGCCTACGACCAGGGCCCCTTCGGCCTGCACTCGGTCATCACCGTCGCCCCCGACGCGATGGCGCAGGCCCGCGCGGCCGACAAGGCCCGCAAGGCCGGCGACAAGCGCCCGCTGCTCGGCATCCCGGTGCTGGCCAAGGACATCATCGACACCAAGGACATGCCGACCACCGGCGGCTCGCTGGTCTTCGACGGCTACCAGCCGAAGGAGGACGCCTTCCAGGTCGAGCTGATGCGCGAGGCCGGCGCGATCATCCTCGGCAAGGCCAACCTCGCGGAGTTCGCCAACGACGGGCACTACAGCCCCAACGCCTTCGGCGCGACCTGGAACGCCTTCGACCCCTCCCGCAGCCCGATCGGCTCCAGCGGCGGGTCGGCCGTCGCGGTGGCCTCGAGCTTCGCGGCAGCCGCCTGGGGCACCCAGACCGGCGACTCGCTGTGGGGCCCGGCCGGCGCGGCCAGCCTCTACTCCCTGCGCGGCACCGACGGCATGCAGTCCAGCGCGGGCACCATGCCGCTCACGCTCATCCAGGACTACGTCGGCTGGATCGGCCAGTCGATCGAGGACCTCGCGACGCTGCTCGACGTCACGGCCGTCGACAACCCCGACGACGTGCTCGACGACGTCGCCAACGGTCACCGCCCGACCGACTGGAGCGCCACGCTCAAGCCCGGGGCGCTGAAGGGCAAGGTCATCGGCGTGCCGGAGACGGCCTTCGACGACCCGTTCGGCACCAGCGAGGTCAGCGACGCGCTGAAGGCGCAGTTCGCCAACTTCGAGAAGGCCGGCGCCACGATCAAGGTCGTCCCGGACTTCACGGACGTCCCGACCCGCGGCGACTACGGCGACACCGGCTACGAGGGCTGGGCGCAGTGGATCGACGCGCACCCCGACAACCCCTACACGCTGCCCGAGCAGATCACCCACAACGAGCTGCGGGTGCCCTACCAGCGCCGGGCGGGGGAGTACACCGGCACCGGCCGGATGACCGAGCAGCAGCAGCGTGACTTCGAGGCCTACCGGGCGACGTACCGCGAGAACATCGCCGCCTGGATGGACGAGCACGGCGCCGACGCGATCCTCTACCCGGCCGAGCTGAGCGAGATCCACCTCAACGACTCGATCAACCCCAGCTTCGGCCGCAAGGACCCGCAGTCCTCCGCCGCGGGCGTGCCGACGGTCATCTTCCCGGCCGGCACGACCGAGAACGGCAACCCCGTCGGCTTCCAGCTCCAGGGCAAGGCGTTCCAGGACGCCGAGCTGATGGGCTTCGCCTACGCCTTCGACAAGGTCGCCCAGGGCCGGGTGCTGCCCGCCTGGACCCCGCCGCTGCGGTACGACGCCGACGCGGTGCCGCCGCCGGTCGTCGACGTCGACCCGCTGCCCGAGCCGCAGCCCACGAAGCTGCGCCTCACGGTGCTCGACCGCTCGGTCAAGGCGACGCTGCCCCGGCGCGGCAAGGCCCGGGTCACGCTGGCCGTCGGTTGCGCCAGCGTCGGCGCCGCCTGCACCGGCACCGTCAAGGTGACCCTCGGTGGGAAGCGGATCGCCACCTCGAAGGTGCGCGTCGCCGCGGGCGGCCAGCGGACGATCACCATCGCCCTGCCGGCCAAGGCCACCACGAAGGTCCGCAAGGGGAAGAAGGTGACCCTCAAGGTCGCCTTCACCGGCACCGGCCGGACCGTCAGCAGCACGCCGGTGAAGGTCACCGTGCGCCGCTGA
- a CDS encoding DEAD/DEAH box helicase: MSQTPLPDLDEASVLRSYDRGTVERARAYAAEDRVDDIVLRTADPEEVVLTASVAGTAQRPYEVELAAVRMAGRWELYSDCTCPVGVGCKHGAALALVLSRHQETAATPEAPLWTARLERVLDDLDAGPTGGRAQRLALEVSLDRPGAADDAARDAGHRRAPSWQVQASRPSLRLRPLAAGARGTWIRRGVGWGDLTKVSYSRTYEPEQLAPLLELSGARRSPTYYSSGDSPLDDFGPGLWAMLERARAAGVQLVGGAGVRSVTLLDRPLSLTAELRSDGGSEGGPDGAPDNAPDSPARLTVGVWHDQRWWSGEELLIVGQRGHGIGLLDPVTEDLVLAQLDRLVPEPVRRLVETPDPLLIPPDQADLFLTTHLPRLRRHLPVSSTDGSVAVPEEQPPALVLTIAWKGPGAAEIGWGWRYRTGEHEVRTELDPAAASPAGVRRHDRERAHLARLDLGPTGDELLRGEDGALAGRRVLRGDRLLTLVGEVLPALREDPLVEVEDVGVQPDHRAAEGEPEIRFELDEGAAEGRVDWLNLRVVIDVDGEQVALSALIEALTEAARHGEERVFLPSGRHLPAAHPALARLADAVRAAEELVERTDDDRIGVGAGDLGLWGELAEIGVVDHQARQWVEAAQALRGLTTLPKVDPPGMASTLREYQLDGFRWLAFLHDSGLGGILADDMGLGKTLQTLALISHARSRGSEPFLVVAPTSVVPGWVREAAAHAPGLDVRAVTAGRRRRGEELKEVVAGADVVVTTYTLLRLEADDYAAMPWGGLVLDEAQQVKNHQGKTYQAVRLIEAPFRLALTGTPFENRLMELWSLLSIVAPGLYPHPKRFGELVAGPVEKHGDEAALRRFRTRIRPFLLRRTKELVAADLPPKQEQVLDVALGAKHRKVYDAHLQRERQHILGLIAEDFNANRVAIFRSLTKLRQLSLDPALVDPELDSVGSAKIDLLVDHLRELAEEGHRALVFSQFTSFLARVRARLDAEGLSHSYLDGRTRDREAVIEGFRGGEDTAFLISLKAGGVGLTLTEATYVFVLDPWWNPATEAQAVDRAHRIGQHSPVTVYRLVATDTIEEKVMELKARKAALFAQVVDGDGAMSGAVTAADVRALFDD; the protein is encoded by the coding sequence GTGTCCCAGACGCCACTGCCGGACCTGGACGAGGCGTCGGTCCTGCGCTCCTACGACCGCGGGACGGTCGAGCGGGCCCGGGCCTACGCGGCCGAGGACCGCGTCGACGACATCGTGCTGCGCACCGCCGACCCCGAGGAGGTCGTGCTCACCGCGAGCGTGGCCGGCACGGCGCAGCGCCCCTACGAGGTCGAGCTGGCCGCGGTCCGGATGGCCGGCCGGTGGGAGCTCTACAGCGACTGCACCTGCCCCGTCGGGGTGGGATGCAAGCACGGCGCCGCGCTGGCGCTGGTCCTCAGCCGGCACCAGGAGACCGCGGCGACGCCCGAGGCGCCGCTGTGGACCGCGCGGCTGGAGCGCGTCCTCGACGACCTCGACGCCGGCCCCACCGGCGGGCGGGCCCAGCGGCTCGCGCTCGAGGTGTCCCTCGACCGTCCGGGCGCCGCGGACGACGCCGCCCGGGACGCCGGTCACCGGCGGGCGCCCTCCTGGCAGGTCCAGGCGAGCCGTCCCTCGCTGCGGCTGCGTCCGCTCGCGGCCGGCGCCCGCGGCACCTGGATCCGCCGCGGCGTCGGGTGGGGCGACCTGACCAAGGTGTCCTACTCCCGGACCTACGAGCCCGAGCAGCTCGCCCCGCTGCTGGAGCTGTCCGGGGCCCGCCGGTCGCCCACCTACTACAGCTCCGGGGACTCGCCCCTCGACGACTTCGGGCCGGGCCTGTGGGCCATGCTCGAGCGGGCCCGCGCGGCGGGCGTCCAGCTCGTCGGCGGCGCCGGCGTGCGCTCGGTGACGCTGCTGGACCGGCCGCTGTCCCTGACCGCGGAGCTGCGCTCCGACGGCGGTTCCGAGGGCGGTCCCGACGGCGCTCCCGACAACGCTCCCGACAGCCCTGCCCGGCTGACCGTCGGCGTCTGGCACGACCAGCGCTGGTGGAGCGGCGAGGAGCTGCTCATCGTCGGTCAGCGCGGGCACGGCATCGGCCTGCTCGACCCGGTCACCGAGGACCTCGTGCTCGCCCAGCTCGACCGGCTCGTGCCCGAGCCGGTGCGGCGGCTCGTCGAGACCCCCGACCCGCTGCTCATCCCGCCGGACCAGGCCGACCTCTTCCTCACGACCCACCTCCCGCGGCTGCGGCGCCACCTGCCGGTCTCCTCGACCGACGGCTCCGTCGCGGTGCCGGAGGAGCAGCCGCCGGCCCTCGTGCTCACCATCGCCTGGAAGGGCCCCGGCGCCGCCGAGATCGGCTGGGGCTGGCGCTACCGCACCGGCGAGCACGAGGTGCGTACCGAGCTCGACCCGGCCGCGGCGTCGCCCGCCGGCGTACGCCGCCACGACCGCGAGCGCGCCCACCTGGCCCGCCTCGACCTCGGCCCCACCGGCGACGAGCTGCTCCGCGGCGAGGACGGTGCGCTCGCCGGGCGGCGCGTGCTGCGCGGCGACCGCCTGCTCACCCTGGTCGGGGAGGTCCTTCCGGCGCTGCGCGAGGACCCGCTCGTCGAGGTCGAGGACGTCGGCGTCCAGCCCGACCACCGGGCTGCCGAGGGCGAGCCGGAGATCCGCTTCGAGCTCGACGAGGGCGCCGCCGAGGGCCGCGTGGACTGGCTCAACCTCCGCGTGGTCATCGACGTCGACGGCGAGCAGGTCGCCCTCTCGGCCCTGATCGAGGCGCTCACCGAGGCCGCCCGTCACGGCGAGGAGCGCGTCTTCCTGCCCAGCGGTCGCCATCTTCCGGCCGCCCACCCCGCCCTGGCCCGGCTCGCGGACGCCGTCCGCGCCGCCGAGGAGCTCGTCGAGCGCACCGACGACGACCGGATCGGCGTCGGCGCGGGCGACCTCGGCCTGTGGGGCGAGCTCGCCGAGATCGGCGTGGTCGACCACCAGGCCCGGCAGTGGGTCGAGGCGGCCCAGGCCCTGCGCGGGCTCACCACGCTGCCCAAGGTCGACCCGCCCGGGATGGCGAGCACACTGCGGGAGTACCAGCTCGACGGGTTCCGCTGGCTGGCCTTCCTCCACGACTCCGGCCTCGGCGGGATCCTCGCCGACGACATGGGCCTGGGCAAGACGCTCCAGACCCTCGCGCTGATCAGCCACGCGCGCAGCCGCGGCTCCGAGCCGTTCCTCGTCGTCGCGCCGACCAGCGTGGTGCCGGGCTGGGTGCGCGAGGCCGCCGCCCACGCGCCGGGGCTCGACGTCCGGGCGGTCACCGCCGGGCGCCGTCGCCGCGGGGAGGAGCTCAAGGAGGTCGTCGCCGGCGCGGACGTCGTGGTGACGACGTACACGCTGCTGCGCCTCGAGGCCGACGACTACGCCGCGATGCCGTGGGGCGGGCTGGTGCTCGACGAGGCCCAGCAGGTCAAGAACCACCAGGGCAAGACCTACCAGGCGGTCCGGCTGATCGAGGCGCCGTTCCGGCTGGCGCTGACCGGCACGCCGTTCGAGAACCGGCTGATGGAGCTGTGGTCGCTGCTCTCGATCGTCGCGCCCGGCCTCTACCCGCACCCCAAGCGGTTCGGGGAGCTGGTCGCCGGCCCGGTCGAGAAGCACGGCGACGAGGCGGCGCTGCGCCGCTTCCGCACGCGGATCCGCCCGTTCCTCCTGCGGCGCACCAAGGAGCTGGTCGCGGCCGACCTCCCGCCCAAGCAGGAGCAGGTGCTCGACGTGGCGCTGGGCGCCAAGCACCGCAAGGTGTACGACGCGCACCTCCAGCGCGAGCGGCAGCACATCCTCGGCCTGATCGCCGAGGACTTCAACGCCAACCGGGTCGCGATCTTCCGCTCGCTCACCAAGCTGCGCCAGCTCAGCCTGGACCCGGCGCTGGTCGACCCCGAGCTGGACTCGGTCGGCTCGGCCAAGATCGACCTGCTCGTCGACCACCTGCGCGAGCTGGCCGAGGAAGGCCACCGGGCGCTGGTCTTCAGCCAGTTCACCAGCTTCCTCGCCCGGGTGCGCGCCCGCCTGGACGCCGAGGGGCTCTCGCACTCCTACCTCGACGGGCGCACCCGCGACCGGGAGGCGGTCATCGAGGGGTTCCGCGGTGGCGAGGACACCGCGTTCCTCATCAGCCTCAAGGCCGGCGGGGTCGGCCTGACGCTGACCGAGGCGACCTACGTCTTCGTCCTCGACCCGTGGTGGAACCCCGCCACCGAGGCGCAGGCCGTCGACCGCGCGCACCGGATCGGGCAGCACTCGCCGGTGACCGTCTACCGCCTGGTCGCGACCGACACCATCGAGGAGAAGGTCATGGAGCTCAAGGCCCGCAAGGCCGCGCTCTTCGCGCAGGTGGTCGACGGCGACGGCGCCATGTCCGGCGCGGTCACCGCCGCCGACGTCCGCGCGCTCTTCGACGACTGA
- a CDS encoding ADP-ribosylglycohydrolase family protein has product MKLTTEQADRAAGVLLGQACGDALGVPYEFATPPGPAEPAQMRGGGLGGFAPGEWSDDTAMAVAVAEVLAGGADVAVDAAADDVANGFLRWYADGPADIGVQTSRVLGWTGRHDADGRSVSRVMREQAMVYARSNPRSAGNGALMRTSPVALRHLDDRERAADAARLVAALTHADPLAGDSCVLWTEAIRVAVTAGEIDPRAGLDLVPGSRRGRWAEWLDDATDVERNRSERVPGARFVPNGFTVTALQAAVAAVVTTPVPADLPCRHLQDALHAAVRIGDDTDTVAAIAGGLLGARWGASAVPWRWRRAVHGWPGAGAARLVELATLATRGGRPDRRGWPGAKEVAYAEAADAVAVPHPYDDGLLLGTHASRGHEVDAVVSLCRVGQGQPCFEGATEVVESRLVDSDHPSKNPNLLFALHDAADAVRGLRAEGKRVLLHCVAAHQRTPSVAVAYAVLLGHDPDEARAAVRAVLPGARANGALWDAAADVALAERGA; this is encoded by the coding sequence ATGAAGTTGACGACGGAGCAGGCGGACCGAGCCGCGGGCGTGCTGCTCGGACAGGCCTGCGGGGACGCCCTGGGCGTGCCGTACGAGTTCGCGACCCCGCCCGGACCGGCGGAGCCCGCCCAGATGCGGGGCGGAGGGCTGGGCGGCTTCGCGCCAGGTGAGTGGAGCGACGACACCGCGATGGCGGTGGCGGTGGCGGAGGTGCTCGCGGGAGGCGCGGACGTCGCGGTGGACGCAGCAGCCGACGACGTCGCGAACGGGTTCCTGCGGTGGTACGCCGACGGGCCGGCCGACATCGGCGTGCAGACCAGCCGGGTCCTCGGCTGGACCGGGCGGCACGATGCCGACGGCAGATCGGTCTCCCGCGTGATGCGCGAGCAAGCGATGGTCTACGCGCGCAGCAACCCGCGGTCCGCCGGCAACGGCGCCCTGATGCGGACCTCCCCGGTCGCCCTCCGCCACCTCGACGATCGTGAGCGGGCCGCCGATGCCGCACGGCTCGTCGCGGCGCTCACGCACGCCGACCCGCTTGCCGGCGACTCGTGCGTGCTGTGGACGGAGGCGATCCGGGTGGCCGTCACCGCCGGCGAGATCGACCCCCGCGCCGGCCTCGACCTGGTGCCCGGCTCGAGGCGCGGCCGGTGGGCGGAGTGGCTCGACGACGCGACGGACGTCGAGCGGAACCGCTCGGAGCGCGTGCCCGGTGCGCGGTTCGTGCCCAACGGCTTCACCGTCACGGCCCTGCAGGCCGCCGTTGCCGCCGTCGTGACGACGCCCGTGCCCGCGGACCTGCCCTGCCGGCACCTCCAGGACGCGCTCCACGCCGCCGTCCGGATCGGCGACGACACCGACACCGTCGCCGCCATCGCCGGCGGGCTGCTCGGAGCGCGGTGGGGCGCCAGCGCGGTGCCCTGGCGGTGGCGGCGCGCGGTCCACGGATGGCCTGGCGCGGGCGCCGCACGCCTCGTCGAGCTGGCGACGCTGGCGACCCGCGGCGGCCGTCCGGACCGCCGGGGATGGCCCGGTGCGAAGGAGGTGGCCTACGCCGAGGCCGCGGACGCCGTCGCCGTGCCTCACCCGTACGACGACGGGCTCCTGCTCGGCACGCACGCGTCCCGCGGCCACGAGGTCGACGCTGTCGTCTCGCTGTGCCGGGTCGGCCAGGGACAGCCGTGCTTCGAGGGCGCGACCGAGGTGGTCGAGTCCCGGCTCGTCGACAGCGACCACCCGTCGAAGAACCCGAACCTGCTCTTCGCGCTCCACGACGCCGCCGACGCGGTGCGCGGGCTGCGGGCCGAGGGCAAGCGGGTGCTGCTGCACTGCGTCGCCGCGCACCAGCGCACCCCGAGCGTCGCCGTCGCGTACGCCGTGCTGCTCGGACACGACCCCGACGAGGCGCGCGCTGCCGTCCGGGCGGTGCTGCCGGGTGCCCGTGCAAACGGCGCGCTCTGGGACGCCGCCGCGGACGTCGCCCTCGCTGAACGCGGGGCCTAG
- a CDS encoding C40 family peptidase has translation MNHAFTGALLRTRPLFIALTAALVLSLGAGFSPAGPAANAAPANAPTNASNTEGAKIEGRTLARKRKHRVSRGERVLRVVRRQNGDPYAWGAAGPHRFDCSGLTQFAYRVALGKRLPHSSRAQVGHTKRVSRKGARPGDLVFFHNRGGVYHVAVYAGGNRIWHAPGTGKRVTRATIWTRSHFYGRVR, from the coding sequence GTGAACCACGCTTTCACCGGTGCGCTGCTGCGCACCCGCCCGCTGTTCATCGCCCTGACCGCCGCGCTGGTGCTGAGCCTGGGTGCCGGCTTCAGCCCGGCCGGCCCCGCCGCGAACGCCGCCCCGGCCAACGCGCCCACCAACGCCTCGAACACCGAGGGCGCGAAGATCGAGGGCCGCACCCTCGCGCGCAAGCGCAAGCACCGCGTCAGCCGCGGCGAGCGCGTCCTGCGTGTCGTCCGCCGCCAGAACGGCGACCCGTACGCCTGGGGCGCCGCCGGCCCGCACCGCTTCGACTGCTCCGGCCTGACCCAGTTCGCCTACCGCGTCGCGCTCGGCAAGCGGCTCCCGCACTCCTCGCGCGCGCAGGTCGGCCACACCAAGCGGGTCAGCCGCAAGGGCGCCCGCCCCGGCGACCTGGTGTTCTTCCACAACCGCGGTGGCGTCTACCACGTCGCGGTGTACGCCGGCGGGAACCGCATCTGGCACGCCCCCGGCACCGGCAAGCGCGTCACCCGCGCCACGATCTGGACCCGCAGCCACTTCTACGGCCGGGTCCGCTGA
- a CDS encoding T3SS (YopN, CesT) and YbjN peptide-binding chaperone 1, which translates to MREGRGTGLEAEVDAAWATYRRRLADRLEQVADDDLLLLEVESGTPEDELDGCAPYVQFCGWGDGMIRAEVASDHYLDARYELGPAGDTSLRELGWEPPDDEDEMLGDLNYWVDLHHDDVEQLAVMVVRALREVYGCPHPAFVGSDDFDGVAGRPVVDQAAAVTASRAAELPAVQPQSVAELQALVDAALEAVFEGPAEHDADGDIAITCGHSQAFVRVAQDMPAIDLFAHLVLDVEEIPAAVALVNELNAGAVGRQLSVVDGRVQARTRVLATPFVPAQLRAAVHLFCEGLDEVAERVADEVGGRRFLATTPVPARARPAARVEARVEARVEDDGLTALLEVLHDGAPVDPATAAVLLGGDRRAIVALIVAVRNGVRALDGLEEDLVLGHLRRALRHLALRRVHQDRASTGGRRRSRQLTLLPDEGSLDGGAWDADLA; encoded by the coding sequence ATGCGCGAAGGACGTGGGACCGGTCTGGAGGCGGAGGTCGACGCCGCCTGGGCGACGTACCGGCGGCGGTTGGCCGATCGGTTGGAGCAGGTGGCCGACGACGACCTCCTGCTGCTCGAGGTCGAGAGCGGGACGCCGGAGGACGAGCTGGACGGCTGTGCGCCGTACGTGCAGTTCTGCGGATGGGGGGACGGCATGATCCGGGCCGAGGTGGCGAGCGACCACTACCTCGACGCGCGGTACGAGCTGGGGCCGGCGGGCGACACCTCGCTCCGCGAGCTCGGCTGGGAGCCGCCCGACGACGAGGACGAGATGCTCGGCGACCTGAACTACTGGGTCGACCTGCACCACGACGACGTCGAGCAGCTGGCGGTGATGGTCGTCCGGGCGCTGCGCGAGGTCTACGGGTGCCCGCATCCCGCCTTCGTCGGGTCCGACGACTTCGACGGTGTGGCCGGCCGCCCGGTCGTGGACCAGGCCGCCGCCGTCACCGCGTCGCGCGCGGCTGAGCTGCCGGCGGTCCAGCCCCAGTCCGTCGCCGAGCTCCAGGCACTCGTGGACGCGGCCCTCGAGGCGGTCTTCGAAGGGCCGGCCGAGCACGACGCGGACGGCGACATCGCCATCACCTGCGGACACTCGCAGGCGTTCGTGCGGGTGGCGCAGGACATGCCGGCGATCGACCTCTTCGCCCACCTGGTGCTCGACGTCGAGGAGATCCCCGCCGCGGTGGCGCTGGTCAACGAGCTCAACGCCGGGGCGGTGGGTCGCCAGCTGAGCGTGGTCGACGGCAGGGTGCAGGCCCGCACGCGGGTGCTCGCCACGCCGTTCGTGCCCGCCCAGCTGCGCGCGGCCGTCCACCTCTTCTGCGAGGGCCTGGACGAGGTCGCGGAGCGGGTGGCCGACGAGGTCGGCGGTCGCCGGTTCCTCGCGACGACGCCCGTGCCGGCCCGGGCCCGCCCCGCGGCCCGGGTCGAGGCCCGGGTCGAGGCCCGGGTCGAGGACGACGGCCTCACGGCACTCCTGGAGGTGCTGCACGACGGCGCCCCGGTGGACCCGGCGACGGCGGCGGTGCTCCTCGGCGGCGACCGGCGGGCGATCGTGGCCCTCATCGTCGCCGTCCGCAACGGGGTGCGAGCGCTCGACGGGCTGGAGGAGGACCTGGTCCTCGGTCACCTCCGGCGTGCCCTGCGACACCTGGCCCTGCGTCGCGTCCACCAGGACCGGGCGTCCACGGGCGGGCGCCGCCGGAGCCGGCAGCTGACGTTGCTGCCGGACGAGGGCTCCCTCGACGGCGGCGCATGGGACGCCGACCTCGCGTGA